The stretch of DNA CCCGCTGTGGAGCCAGCCGGTGCAGGCGGGCCTGTCCGACCGGCTGGCCGACGCGAAGGCGACGCCGTTCCGCAAGCTCGACCTCACGTCGGTGACGCTCAAACCCCAGCAGCCATGAAGCAGCGCACCGCACCCGGGCCGCTGCGCAACTGCGCGGACCGGGCGGCGCTCGGTGTGAATCAGGAGGACCGGTGGGACGTTATGTGCTGCGACGCCTGTTGCAGTTGATCCCGGTGTTCATCGGCACCACGTTCATCATTTATGCGTTGGTGTGGGCGGTGCCGGGCGACCCGTTCGCGGGCAAGTGCGGTGAGCGGGCCTGCCCGCCGTCGTACGTCGCCGAGATGACGGCCAGGTACAACCTCGACGATCCGCTGATCGTGCAGTACTTCAAGTACCTGGGACAGCTGTTCACCGGGAACTTCGGCGAGACCTACGCCGGTGTGCAGATCAGCGACCTGATCGCCAACGCCTACCCGACCACGGTCCGGCTCGCCATCGTGGCGCTGCTGATCGAGGCCGTGATCGGCGTGCTGGCAGGCATCCTCACCGGCCTGCGCGGCAAGGGATTCCTGGACAGCCTGGTGCTGATCTCCACGCTGTTCCTGATCTCGCTGCCGGTGTTCGTGACCGGTTTCCTGCTCAAGGTCTGGCTGGGCACCGAGCTCGGTCTGATCAAGACCTCGGTCGGCAGCGATCCGAGCATCGGCGAGCTGCTGGTGCCCGGTTTCGTGCTGGGCAGCCTGTCGATGGCCTACGTGGCCAGGCTGACCCGCACGAGCATGATGGAGAACAAGCGCGCCGACTACGTGCGCACCGCCACGGCGAAGGGGCTCAAGCCGAACCGGGTCGTGGGAGTGCACCTGCTGCGCAACTCGCTGATTCCGGTCATCACGTTCCTGGGCACCGACCTGGGCGCGCTGATGGGCGGTGCCATCGTCACCGAGGGCGTGTTCAACATCCGCGGCATCGGCGGGCTGGTCTACAAGGCCATCCTGACCAAGGAAGGCATGACGGTCACCGGGATCGTCACCCTGCTGGTGCTGGTGTACCTGCTGATGAACCTCCTCGTGGATGTTCTCTACGCGGTCCTGGACCCGAGGATTCGATATGACTGAACCGACTGCCTCCTCTCCCACCACTCCCGAGGACACCCAGGATTCGGCCGCGACCAAGCACGCCGTGGCCACCGGGCAGAACAGCGCAGGTCTGCTCGCGGCGCAGGCATCGCACGCCGCGGCGAAGCAGGAGAAGCCACGCGGGCTGTGGGGCGATGCCTGGCACGACCTGCTGCGGCGGCCGATGTTCCTGATCGCCTCGGCGATCATCCTGGTGCTGCTGGCCATGGTGGCCTTCCCGCAACTGTTCACCTCGGTCGATCCGAACCACTCGGACCTGCTGAAATCCCGCGAGGGACCGTCCGCGGAAGCCTGGTTCGGCTACGACCTGCAGGGCCGGGACATCTTCGCCCGCGCCGTGCACGGAGCCCGGGCCTCGATCACGGTCGGTCTGCTGGCGACCTTGGGCACGGTGCTGATCGGCTCGGTGGTCGGAATCCTGTCCGGGTACTACGGCGGCTGGGTGGACAACCTGCTGTCCCGGCTCTCGGAGATCTTCCTGGGACTGCCGTTCGTGCTCGGCGCGATCGTCA from Saccharopolyspora sp. SCSIO 74807 encodes:
- a CDS encoding ABC transporter permease; this translates as MGRYVLRRLLQLIPVFIGTTFIIYALVWAVPGDPFAGKCGERACPPSYVAEMTARYNLDDPLIVQYFKYLGQLFTGNFGETYAGVQISDLIANAYPTTVRLAIVALLIEAVIGVLAGILTGLRGKGFLDSLVLISTLFLISLPVFVTGFLLKVWLGTELGLIKTSVGSDPSIGELLVPGFVLGSLSMAYVARLTRTSMMENKRADYVRTATAKGLKPNRVVGVHLLRNSLIPVITFLGTDLGALMGGAIVTEGVFNIRGIGGLVYKAILTKEGMTVTGIVTLLVLVYLLMNLLVDVLYAVLDPRIRYD
- a CDS encoding ABC transporter permease, whose amino-acid sequence is MATGQNSAGLLAAQASHAAAKQEKPRGLWGDAWHDLLRRPMFLIASAIILVLLAMVAFPQLFTSVDPNHSDLLKSREGPSAEAWFGYDLQGRDIFARAVHGARASITVGLLATLGTVLIGSVVGILSGYYGGWVDNLLSRLSEIFLGLPFVLGAIVILTTFNSPDEIPSGTRVIMQVVISIAVLSWPIAMRIMRSAAISAKQQDYVKAARALGAKPSRVILRHMLPNCLAPVLVYATIALGGFIGAEATLSYLGLGLKFPVVSWGVMISDSREFIQASPHLLLFPAGFLVMTVLAFVMLGDAVRDALDPKQK